The Lutzomyia longipalpis isolate SR_M1_2022 chromosome 2, ASM2433408v1 DNA window aaaaatttatgtatttccaattttcaactttttttttgaaatatttctttaatataaaactaatttttgagattaaaaaaaagaactatttttttttttgaaataaaatgtctttccttaaaaaaatcaagcgatcaactttttaaagaaaattataagccaaatttgtagcatttttattAGCTGTGTGTGTTAcaataaaatgggaaaaaaattatggaactttctagaaaaagaaacaaaaaaaaaacattcagtcctaaaaaaatagaaaatataataccAAGCGCaaggaaattgatttaaagTGGTTGGTGAAGCAAACAAAATAATGGATTtcccagttttggaaaggtgagaaatgtacctttccaaaactaataaatttttgaaaaacggttgaccacagccggaaatatagccacttgaaatttgccttcaaaaataccccatttttgcttgccctgacactttttgagggtagtgtgtgaaatgcaaattttctttggtaCATgaccaaataaaattcattattaaaaattagtaCAACCGCGGTAGtagctaaataaaaaaaagataactaatatatttatttcatttttttccatgctATTAATGctatatcaaaaaaaaaggatgccCAAGAGgtaataattatatttataataaaagatATCCTGTTTAAATACGTTTcataatagaatatttttattttttcgcatCGGGTGGGTGgttggcgaaaaaaaaagaatatttatttattcttactattattttacttttttttttgtagatggAAGAAACAATTCAAGAAGCTCTTGGAAGAAACTGGCTATGTAACACCGGGAAAGCAATTGTCGGAAGTGCGTGTCCTCTTTATGGGACGTGAATGTTTTGAAGCTCTTTCGGAGCACGATTGTCAGCAAATTTATGACAATCACCAGCGTGAGTTAATTGAGAAGGCGAAGCACAATTTCCAGGAGTTGCTCTTAGAACATGCCGAtctattttatcattttaaaagTATAGACCCATCGGGTACAATAACACAAGATGATATAAAAGAGATAACAGATGTGTTGCAAGAGGATATACGCTACAAAATGCTTGATAGATTGGATCAAGACAGGAAACTTATGCTCTTTCAACACCTAGGTTTTGTACATTGCCCAATCAGAGAGCACTGTCCGGCTTTCCCAAATTGCATGGATGCCCTAATTGAAAGGATAATcactgcaaaaaaatcacaaagtcTATCACGAAAGAGCcaatggaaaatgcaaaagagctATGATACCAATGTGAATTTGCTGATTCTTGGTGCTGAACATTTGGCTGGTGATTTAATCAATGAAATATGTCTTAATTGTGGAGATGAAGGGGAATACATATATGATGGCCAGACGCATTTCTtgcaaacaaaaataattcaaggaaatatggACAGTTTCAAGTCAATAGACTTTCAATCGAGTGGACTTGTCTGTGTATACTCCAATCAAAtgtcttttgaatatttgaagGAAAGTCTAGAAAAGAGTTTACTTTGCAATCTAGAGTTAGAagacaaatttgaaaatttaccaCTCGTTCTCGTATACCAACCCGAGGACTCTAAACTAGAAGAGACTGGAATTGAGTTGCTGCGAAGTGAAGGACATCAGCTAGCTGAACTTCTACATGGTCTATTCATCGATACATCCCTTAACCTCTATCACCATCGACAGAGTCAACATCAAAACTATATCTACGACATAATCAACCATTTAATTGAATGTATAAAATCATTAGATCTCAAACCAGATGATCCATTCAATATGAGTCCAGACATTAGGATAATTCTATGCATGTTCTGTGGCGACCCATTTTCCGTGGAGAATGTTTTAAACTCCATCACTGCTGACACATCTTGTATGCTCTCCAGCGAACGAAGTCTCATGCTTGAGACATTCCTGGGAGACACAAAGCGTCGAATTGAAATAATTGTTTCTTCATACCACGGAGCCAATGCATTTCGCGATGAGCTTGTACATGGTTTTATACTCCTATATTCAACAAAGAGGAAGGCATCACTTTCGACACTCAATGCTTTCTCTATGAATATCCCCAATTTGCCGATGCAAATAATGGCCATGACAACTGAGAGTGGGAGTGCCAGTGCTTTCTTCAACAACGAAATGTGCCAGTTACTGATGACGGAAGGAAATGCTACTGCCGATCGTCTGCGAGCACATTTTATGACCTCCGCAACAGGGAATCAACTCAAGAGTAtgtataaacatttttaacaataaCTTCTGACCTCATGTTAATGTTAAAGCTGAATAGAACtctgaaattgaaattaaaaatttacagttaaagtgaaatatgtagttataaaaaatctcaaataaattcacctTGATTCTATTTTGCATTCTAAACAATTTAATCTCCTCTTTGTTTATAGTCGCATTCTACACGCCTTTTCTCAAAGAAGTTTGGGACAAGAAACCAGAAATTGAGCAAGCTTTCCATATGGAAGAACCTGTTACCTTGGATTCCGGCGAAGGAACTCTGGAGCACTCGATGCATCACCACTTACCTCAACCACCGCCGCGGCATGAAAGCTACATGATGAAGAATAATCACGATGGATCAGGAAGCGAAAATTACGAACACTTACCTACTCGGTCTCTTAACTCCCTTAATGGACCGGACGATAATATTAAGCTGAATCTCAATGACAACAGCGAAAAGTACCCCCATCTTTATATGTTGGGGGAGAAGGATATGGGAATAGACGATACATATTTGAACGACGACGATAAGGATGAAAAGAGTCGCTTAATTCATCAAGGTAAGTTaagtttcttctcttttttttctacggtTTAGAGTTTATTATAAAACGCTGTCTTAATGGAAGAAGGTTTCCAAATTTATCCACCGCCAACGACGCCACCTGAGCCCGCGCCACCAGATCATCACATGGCCCCTACAGTACTCATGCGGCAACTCAAAGGAAATTTGGTGTCTGCATCTCAATCAAGTCTCGATGAAATTACATGTAATTGTTATATTCCGAATAATGTTATTCGTATACATTTGTTTTGCACCTATGTATATtaataactctttttttttcacgcagCCGACGTGAGTGGATCAAAAGATTCACTCACAACACACGATTCAGGTTTATTATTGTTAAATGTAGTGCACTCGATGCACATATTTCAAAAGGATATTTGAAAAGTGAATACTTCAAACatattgtacatacatatcatctgaaaaatttaaatgtaattgaGATAACATAAATCGCGAATCTTCGAAacgtatttttatttctatttaaaacaACGATTGTGGATTGGGTCCTAATGATCGCGATGCCTTTATGTATAGCCGAACAGAATGAACGATTGTGGATACAATagtagattaaaaaaaaatatgttattaAAGTTTGAACAAAAACCTGATAGgtagattaattaattaattaactaattaGGAACTTTTATGTGATAAATATTGCTATTAGTTCTAGGATACGCAGAAAGTATTCACTTTTTTGTGCAGTGTCATTTATGCAAAagcatataatttttaaattctttttcattgttcattttttatattttcgtGCAGGTTGGCTGGATGATGCTCTATTTATTGGCCGTGATGGTGACAAGCGCGACAGTGGTGGGAATAAGAGAAACGTTCTGTGGAACAACTTTGGTGCGCATCACGCTTTTACAACCGGGAGGCGACAGAATGAGTCATCAACTTTCGGCAATAAAGTGCGACCAAAGGGACCCAGTCAAACATTAAAGGTAAATGTCTTTAATATTAGCTGATATTACATGTTACATACGAGGCTTATGAAGTAATATAAACGTGTCGGATGATCACGTAAGTTCTGGTACATAAATCTATTATTTTcataatcttttcttttcagcaACCTGGAAAATTGAATCTAAAAAACTTTGCCATCGTCAACGATGCTATAGCCCGAATGAACGTTAATAGTGATGGAGGCATTGACGGTAGGATTTGCAATAGTGCACATGCAAAGAACCCCAAAGGCTCAATATTCGATCATGCCCCTTTGGCAGCTCCAGAGGATGATTCAGATAACCCAGCCGAGGCAGGATACAGTCAGGTTAAAGAGGTATATCAGGGTGGTGACACTGGCAGCATTGATGATCAGCAAATGTTCAACTACACTCTTGATTCTACGCCTAATAAGTCTAAGTTACGCCACAGACGGGAGAAGGAACATCAAAGTAAGTTTTTGGTATTATACGATTCGTAGATACATTTAACCACCGATACATATTACAAGATTCgtagatttattaattttctaaattatgtAGGCAAACAAAAGAGGGTTAGCAAGaattgtggggaaaaatttttttgtctgcCTACAATTATATTAATAcgtaattaatataaaatacatacatatagccTTCATTTGTGGCTTTTATATTCCATTCATAAATAActcttaatttcaatttaaggTTCCTGTATCTCCTTGTATGCATATCAAAAATGTATCATCTAATGTCCTGTAATCTTGTAACAACAAGATAAAAGGACATTAGTGGAACACCTAAACCTGCCACCGATCTAAGgttctcaataaatttcttggCTAAACCATCAAAAGTCATAACACCAATTCTATCACTGCCCGTGTTGcaaattttatctttcttcGACATCCTTCTAGAGGATGTCCGTATAAGGAAGTTTGAATTGTACAGTCCAATTACTGCACATATTATCAAGTCCAAAGGATGGCTGCTCCGTAGAACTTATCGCCCAAACCTTAtcgttgtagcctgactcaatatctttgagcaagcaaaaaaataagaaattctatgtcgacGTTTAAATAGAATggttattaatttgaaaaattcttgtattttcaaaagttctaagagccgtATCTCTTGAACTACTTAGCcgattttgcaattctctacaagtttctagaacatcagaaacctctagaagaCCTATTTCTTGGGtttaaaaaatgccaaaaactgttttggtaaaataaaaaaaacaccattTTCTATTATGGAAAAGTATCATATTGTAGGCcaaattatagtttttttcaagaatttttattcatcaaattactgaatttcacaaaaaaaattaactttaggggagagcggggttaaaagtCACTTCAtcgtttagaaaaagctcaaaatatcatatttcccaaacagataaagcgaaacgTATAgatcatttctttaggaaatttactgccctacaactttttctcagatcattttgttctatctagctaggaaatatgatattttaagctttttccaaacccttaagtgactttattatccccgccctcccctacctACTAATACTGCTTACAAATCATATTACATCGCATAAAGAAACTTCTACAcattgtgggacaccaactcttataactggattgacttttttagtcctttataaaattattcgtaTCTCTATTGTACAATTGTATTTGTTTCTAATGCATAGTTCTACTGAActgttgcaatttttttttttaatatcccTACTCtcttcaaaataatatataggGTTTTTAGTTTCGTGGTTTTTCCCGATGCGCCATCCCACACAACGCACAAATAAAACATCTCAGTGATGAAATAACTACGTTTGGTATAACAATCGACACTTCTACTTTTCTCTTCTGAaataccatttttttcttatgagtCTTAATCCTCCTAgtataaatattggacaagcCAATATTATATGTAGTTTAAGGATTGAGTTGAGAAACATTTCCAATGTGTGGTGTTTTAGATTatgcaaaatgaaataaaaaaaaaataaataaagcgaaagaacggtaagtaaaacttacgggctgtgattctttctttgtcagtgaaatgtgaaattgacgaaaaattggggataggcaaattttgaggaaggctttctcgcgtaccgaatcacagccaacgcgcagataatttgtgaaaagccttaatcgtgggcgttggctgtgattcggtacgcgagaaagccttcctcaaaatttgcctatccccaatttttcgtcaattccacatttcactgacaaagaaagaatcacagcccgtaagttttacttaccgttctttcgctttatactgttcaatccatgttatatttattatttatctttgcagtttttaaatatttatcattgcatttttatatgtatatatataatgtatatatctatgcatttatatatattttatttaattttatatgtgtatatataaaacgccccgcttcgcgggacattggacttatgcaactcaagatatgacatgtaaactttaaaacgcgatatctccggaacggctacatagatttttttcatttttggcatggtgatagatattatagtcaactataacgtatcaaaaaatgaagcaattctataaagcggtgctcgaaatattcatcgaaaactcatcgaaaattttgttttcgaatttagcgcctcttgcggtcactttttaaacttgcaatgttccagagagttgtagggctcgttaatatctttcatttgagcccgagttgatcaaaatcggtcaagccgttctcgagttatggccgattttcgatgaaaaattgtgacggccatattggctaaacggctcggccgattttcgaaaatgaggtatcgttggaaaggtcttgatggcccctacaacatatcaaaatttcagacctatagctataatagcggctgagatataggcaaaacaaaattttgaggttattcaaaatggcggacggaggggtggggggtcggatttgacttcacaatcggatgtcttccacctgatatatgaactttgccgttgaccgcaagtctctatctattaccgttctcttgtaatttagcgaaaggttccggccggccggacggacggacggacggacggacggacggaccaatttttggcgccacaattttttggaatgtagggaccctaattcgtgctcatcccaagtttgagcccgatctgacgactttgcatttttgagtgtacacagaagctgtgcttcttttaagaaagaatcacagctaaaaagcgATTGATTGCATTCACAGAGTACTCTGACACAGATTCGGAATCAAGTTCATTGGAGCGCAAAAATAATAGGGGTTTCGATGGTTACTACAAAATGAATCGCAAAGGACAGACACACAAACGGATTCGAAAGAAAAGAACAGCCATTCCGGTTCAGCCACCAAAAGTGCCATTTGGAACTTACGTGAGTCCTCCGGAAATTCCAATGCTGTATCAAAGAATGAAAGCCGGGGAGCAGGTAAAGAAACTGCTGCCAGCAATGGTAGAAAAGCATGTTGAAGAGGAATCGAGTATCGATGTGTCATCGCCGCGTGACAATAATTCACCAATTTTTGGTGTCATGCCCAAGGTCGTGAAAGAGTGTGATAGGGAGAAATTACTAGATAACAAACGAGAAAAACAGAAGGGTCataaggaagaagaaaaaaatgagaaaaaacgtGCCAAGGAAGACGCagctaaattgaaaaaaatgatggaTAAGGAAAAAGAACTTGAAAAACGtatgaagagaaaatcaaagagGGTAGGTGTAGCAAGTGGTGGTGATATTGCACCTGCATCCCTAGGGGATTTTATCCAATccgaaaagaattttattccacTTTTCCTCGAAAGATGCGTTCAATTTATTGAACAGGAAGGTCTCGACTCTGAAGGTATCTATCGTGTTCCCGGTAATCGTGCACACGTTGAATTACTCTATCGCAAATTCGAAGAAGGTAACTATCATTCAATCATATGTTCActatataattatttattgactAACGCAAATCacctctcatttttttttattagaaatgcATGTGGACATCGAAGCACTGGATATTCCTGTAAATGCTGTGGCTACTGCCCTCAAAGACTTTTTCTCTAAACATTTACCACCACTATTTGACGAAAATTTAATGACGGAACTGGAAGACATTGCAGGTTTGTatctaattaataaatagaaattaaatagtTTCAGTAAATTGAATGTGAACCAAATAATTTCCctatttaataatatattctaaacgaggtaaattgtcgctttgCTCCAATTTACTTCGTCCCGCTTCGCAGGGATTTGTTACGCTttgcgcaaattttagaaagagaaaaattgtggtgAAATGCacttattaatataaaaaaaatatatataaagagaagaagtgaatttcacacaacatttatgacATGGTACAATGAggctaaatttaaaaaatagtcaaaaaagcatgaattttaatatgggggctatatgaagAGAGGCTCTGGGgtaaaatgaatgtcgttggtaacttgcctggtatcagtagtacagaccaaatttcatcgcgattggaccaacggtgtagaaatgcatagctgaacagacacgaagtcctttctttattatatagatagaagaagaagaaaagaatagattGAAgtgtaatataaattttcaatgtacGAGAGTGTTACATCCATGTAGTCATTTTACTGGGGTCCCATTGTATGTATACAACATGAGCCTTCAATCATgtttgatgaaatttaatttgaaaaataatgaaaacgtaaaaaataataattacataaaatattaataggtaggggtaactggggcaaaatggtgaaagtACAAGTGTTtcgaaaatggcctgaaaatgcaaatgcaaaaaaaatgaaaattcccgtTAATTTAGAGAGAAATCGCCTAAGACAAAGTTATAGATAAGTAATATATGTAAGATACTTAGTTGTCatgggaaaactcaaatatttccacggaactcaagaaaaattatctccaaaatattcaccattttaccccaggtttCCCTATATTTATTGGGGTATAATCAAAGCGTTGCTTAAAAATATTCCCTTTATTATAGTCAATCCGAGTGAGCAAATTTGATTTGAAGCTGTAATATGGAAGCGTATTTTGAAGGGCGAAAAGGGATAAGTAGGATAATCAAGAAGGTTCTGTTTCTTGGTAATCGTTATTCattcttttctatacaaaactATATACCGATCACGATAAAAATTGATACCTATGACGCGATTCCAGCTTCACTTCcatcacaaattttctctcaaaaaatgtATACACGATGGTCAATAAAATCCCGTGAAGCAGGGCGAggaaaaactcaaatatttccacggaactcaggaaaaattatctccaaaaaattcaccattttaccccaggtttCCCCTATATTTATTGGgataatataaataattaatgagTACAATAGGTAAtcgaaaatattatttaggaAGATATAACCCGATTTCTGTATTTCGGAATAACTATGGGAGAAGGTAGTTGAGTTGAAATACTCCATCTATATACTAATGATATTTTACATctttatgagaaattttcacgcCCATAATAATTTGGGGACTTCTTTGTTTACCTAATGATTTTAATATTACATTATTTTCAGGTTCTCGGGGAATGGCTTCAAATACTCTTAGCATGGAGGTTAAAACTGATCGCAGTTGTCGGCTTTTGGCACTTCG harbors:
- the LOC129789291 gene encoding rho GTPase-activating protein 190 isoform X1, producing MKQINVSIVGMSGTEKERGQIGVGKSCLCNRFVRPLNDDYFIDHISVLSQSDFSGRVVNNDHFLYWGDVKKTSDEGVDYVFHLIEQTEFMDDATFQPFKVGKMETYMKRCIATRVTSAEKMMYICKNQLGIEKEYEQKILPDGRLNIDGFICVFDVSSVPNRSVEKQVDFVCGIINNLLKTKKPVLLVTTKNDEANELYVREAEKICQRKEYKGSILMVETSSHEGINVEMAFIALAQMIDKTKQRTKIVTYQEAARLRKELLDTSTETVTRLVRDQITDYHTLWSHASKALSVHKEWQEFIELFGQEAGQRIFRRHIKKLRQENVSKRLHQYMENFSCALQDLIPDINSLSIEISDDWTLLQNYLKNHIDFDQYFFECHQAPWTDLSDVSDTEDESRIPFDVLDTPEAETVFKNHVNALQQEQKRLEWKKQFKKLLEETGYVTPGKQLSEVRVLFMGRECFEALSEHDCQQIYDNHQRELIEKAKHNFQELLLEHADLFYHFKSIDPSGTITQDDIKEITDVLQEDIRYKMLDRLDQDRKLMLFQHLGFVHCPIREHCPAFPNCMDALIERIITAKKSQSLSRKSQWKMQKSYDTNVNLLILGAEHLAGDLINEICLNCGDEGEYIYDGQTHFLQTKIIQGNMDSFKSIDFQSSGLVCVYSNQMSFEYLKESLEKSLLCNLELEDKFENLPLVLVYQPEDSKLEETGIELLRSEGHQLAELLHGLFIDTSLNLYHHRQSQHQNYIYDIINHLIECIKSLDLKPDDPFNMSPDIRIILCMFCGDPFSVENVLNSITADTSCMLSSERSLMLETFLGDTKRRIEIIVSSYHGANAFRDELVHGFILLYSTKRKASLSTLNAFSMNIPNLPMQIMAMTTESGSASAFFNNEMCQLLMTEGNATADRLRAHFMTSATGNQLKIAFYTPFLKEVWDKKPEIEQAFHMEEPVTLDSGEGTLEHSMHHHLPQPPPRHESYMMKNNHDGSGSENYEHLPTRSLNSLNGPDDNIKLNLNDNSEKYPHLYMLGEKDMGIDDTYLNDDDKDEKSRLIHQGWLDDALFIGRDGDKRDSGGNKRNVLWNNFGAHHAFTTGRRQNESSTFGNKVRPKGPSQTLKQPGKLNLKNFAIVNDAIARMNVNSDGGIDGRICNSAHAKNPKGSIFDHAPLAAPEDDSDNPAEAGYSQVKEVYQGGDTGSIDDQQMFNYTLDSTPNKSKLRHRREKEHQKYSDTDSESSSLERKNNRGFDGYYKMNRKGQTHKRIRKKRTAIPVQPPKVPFGTYVSPPEIPMLYQRMKAGEQVKKLLPAMVEKHVEEESSIDVSSPRDNNSPIFGVMPKVVKECDREKLLDNKREKQKGHKEEEKNEKKRAKEDAAKLKKMMDKEKELEKRMKRKSKRVGVASGGDIAPASLGDFIQSEKNFIPLFLERCVQFIEQEGLDSEGIYRVPGNRAHVELLYRKFEEEMHVDIEALDIPVNAVATALKDFFSKHLPPLFDENLMTELEDIAGSRGMASNTLSMEVKTDRSCRLLALRGLLNKMPAINFAILKYIFQHFVRVSENAKLNSMDSKNLAICWWPTLIPIEFTDMGHFEQLRPYLEDIVQTMIDQYPFLFCGKEAFVMV
- the LOC129789291 gene encoding rho GTPase-activating protein 190 isoform X3, whose product is MKQINVSIVGMSGTEKERGQIGVGKSCLCNRFVRPLNDDYFIDHISVLSQSDFSGRVVNNDHFLYWGDVKKTSDEGVDYVFHLIEQTEFMDDATFQPFKVGKMETYMKRCIATRVTSAEKMMYICKNQLGIEKEYEQKILPDGRLNIDGFICVFDVSSVPNRSVEKQVDFVCGIINNLLKTKKPVLLVTTKNDEANELYVREAEKICQRKEYKGSILMVETSSHEGINVEMAFIALAQMIDKTKQRTKIVTYQEAARLRKELLDTSTETVTRLVRDQITDYHTLWSHASKALSVHKEWQEFIELFGQEAGQRIFRRHIKKLRQENVSKRLHQYMENFSCALQDLIPDINSLSIEISDDWTLLQNYLKNHIDFDQYFFECHQAPWTDLSDVSDTEDESRIPFDVLDTPEAETVFKNHVNALQQEQKRLEWKKQFKKLLEETGYVTPGKQLSEVRVLFMGRECFEALSEHDCQQIYDNHQRELIEKAKHNFQELLLEHADLFYHFKSIDPSGTITQDDIKEITDVLQEDIRYKMLDRLDQDRKLMLFQHLGFVHCPIREHCPAFPNCMDALIERIITAKKSQSLSRKSQWKMQKSYDTNVNLLILGAEHLAGDLINEICLNCGDEGEYIYDGQTHFLQTKIIQGNMDSFKSIDFQSSGLVCVYSNQMSFEYLKESLEKSLLCNLELEDKFENLPLVLVYQPEDSKLEETGIELLRSEGHQLAELLHGLFIDTSLNLYHHRQSQHQNYIYDIINHLIECIKSLDLKPDDPFNMSPDIRIILCMFCGDPFSVENVLNSITADTSCMLSSERSLMLETFLGDTKRRIEIIVSSYHGANAFRDELVHGFILLYSTKRKASLSTLNAFSMNIPNLPMQIMAMTTESGSASAFFNNEMCQLLMTEGNATADRLRAHFMTSATGNQLKIAFYTPFLKEVWDKKPEIEQAFHMEEPVTLDSGEGTLEHSMHHHLPQPPPRHESYMMKNNHDGSGSENYEHLPTRSLNSLNGPDDNIKLNLNDNSEKYPHLYMLGEKDMGIDDTYLNDDDKDEKSRLIHQGFQIYPPPTTPPEPAPPDHHMAPTVLMRQLKGNLVSASQSSLDEITSDVSGSKDSLTTHDSGWLDDALFIGRDGDKRDSGGNKRNVLWNNFGAHHAFTTGRRQNESSTFGNKVRPKGPSQTLKQPGKLNLKNFAIVNDAIARMNVNSDGGIDGRICNSAHAKNPKGSIFDHAPLAAPEDDSDNPAEAGYSQVKEVYQGGDTGSIDDQQMFNYTLDSTPNKSKLRHRREKEHQKYSDTDSESSSLERKNNRGFDGYYKMNRKGQTHKRIRKKRTAIPVQPPKVPFGTYVSPPEIPMLYQRMKAGEQVKKLLPAMVEKHVEEESSIDVSSPRDNNSPIFGVMPKVVKECDREKLLDNKREKQKGHKEEEKNEKKRAKEDAAKLKKMMDKEKELEKRMKRKSKRVGVASGGDIAPASLGDFIQSEKNFIPLFLERCVQFIEQEGLDSEGIYRVPGNRAHVELLYRKFEEEMHVDIEALDIPVNAVATALKDFFSKHLPPLFDENLMTELEDIAGSRGMASNTLSMEVKTDRSCRLLALRGLLNKMPAINFAILKYIFQHFVRVSENAKLNSMDSKNLAICWWPTLIPIEFTDMGHFEQLRPYLEDIVQTMIDQYPFLFCGKEAFVMV
- the LOC129789291 gene encoding rho GTPase-activating protein 190 isoform X2 translates to MKQINVSIVGMSGTEKERGQIGVGKSCLCNRFVRPLNDDYFIDHISVLSQSDFSGRVVNNDHFLYWGDVKKTSDEGVDYVFHLIEQTEFMDDATFQPFKVGKMETYMKRCIATRVTSAEKMMYICKNQLGIEKEYEQKILPDGRLNIDGFICVFDVSSVPNRSVEKQVDFVCGIINNLLKTKKPVLLVTTKNDEANELYVREAEKICQRKEYKGSILMVETSSHEGINVEMAFIALAQMIDKTKQRTKIVTYQEAARLRKELLDTSTETVTRLVRDQITDYHTLWSHASKALSVHKEWQEFIELFGQEAGQRIFRRHIKKLRQENVSKRLHQYMENFSCALQDLIPDINSLSIEISDDWTLLQNYLKNHIDFDQYFFECHQAPWTDLSDVSDTEDESRIPFDVLDTPEAETVFKNHVNALQQEQKRLEWKKQFKKLLEETGYVTPGKQLSEVRVLFMGRECFEALSEHDCQQIYDNHQRELIEKAKHNFQELLLEHADLFYHFKSIDPSGTITQDDIKEITDVLQEDIRYKMLDRLDQDRKLMLFQHLGFVHCPIREHCPAFPNCMDALIERIITAKKSQSLSRKSQWKMQKSYDTNVNLLILGAEHLAGDLINEICLNCGDEGEYIYDGQTHFLQTKIIQGNMDSFKSIDFQSSGLVCVYSNQMSFEYLKESLEKSLLCNLELEDKFENLPLVLVYQPEDSKLEETGIELLRSEGHQLAELLHGLFIDTSLNLYHHRQSQHQNYIYDIINHLIECIKSLDLKPDDPFNMSPDIRIILCMFCGDPFSVENVLNSITADTSCMLSSERSLMLETFLGDTKRRIEIIVSSYHGANAFRDELVHGFILLYSTKRKASLSTLNAFSMNIPNLPMQIMAMTTESGSASAFFNNEMCQLLMTEGNATADRLRAHFMTSATGNQLKIAFYTPFLKEVWDKKPEIEQAFHMEEPVTLDSGEGTLEHSMHHHLPQPPPRHESYMMKNNHDGSGSENYEHLPTRSLNSLNGPDDNIKLNLNDNSEKYPHLYMLGEKDMGIDDTYLNDDDKDEKSRLIHQGWLDDALFIGRDGDKRDSGGNKRNVLWNNFGAHHAFTTGRRQNESSTFGNKVRPKGPSQTLKQPGKLNLKNFAIVNDAIARMNVNSDGGIDAPEDDSDNPAEAGYSQVKEVYQGGDTGSIDDQQMFNYTLDSTPNKSKLRHRREKEHQKYSDTDSESSSLERKNNRGFDGYYKMNRKGQTHKRIRKKRTAIPVQPPKVPFGTYVSPPEIPMLYQRMKAGEQVKKLLPAMVEKHVEEESSIDVSSPRDNNSPIFGVMPKVVKECDREKLLDNKREKQKGHKEEEKNEKKRAKEDAAKLKKMMDKEKELEKRMKRKSKRVGVASGGDIAPASLGDFIQSEKNFIPLFLERCVQFIEQEGLDSEGIYRVPGNRAHVELLYRKFEEEMHVDIEALDIPVNAVATALKDFFSKHLPPLFDENLMTELEDIAGSRGMASNTLSMEVKTDRSCRLLALRGLLNKMPAINFAILKYIFQHFVRVSENAKLNSMDSKNLAICWWPTLIPIEFTDMGHFEQLRPYLEDIVQTMIDQYPFLFCGKEAFVMV